Proteins co-encoded in one Brassica oleracea var. oleracea cultivar TO1000 chromosome C4, BOL, whole genome shotgun sequence genomic window:
- the LOC106342608 gene encoding serine carboxypeptidase-like 13 isoform X2, producing the protein MSLTLKLITLLLLALSHHAESGSIVKFLPGFEGPLPFELETGYIGVGDKEDLQMFYYFVKSENNPQEDPLLIWLTGGPGCSSLFAILFENGPLALKFELYNGTLPSLVTTTYSWTKMANIVFLDQPVGAGFSYSRTPLLNKVSDTGEVKVIHEFLQKWLSKHPEFYSNPFYVTGDSYSGKIVPPLVQEISRGNYICCKPPINIQGYILGNPITQITSENNSKIPYAHGMALISDELYESLKRICKGNYENVGSRNTECLKHIEIYNKCTDKLNTYHILLPDCDMTSPDCFLYNYFLLNKWANNERVRRALQVTKGSIGEWRRCNYDVIPYNYDIQSTVPYHMNNSISGFRSLIYSGDHDMLVPFIATQAWIRSLNYSIVDDWRPWMVNDQIAGYTRSYANKMTYATIKASFLVDTRQNINQTKHSSCSKGGSVASLCNRG; encoded by the exons ATGAGTTTGACTCTTAAGCTAATAACTCTGCTTCTACTTGCCTTGAGTCACCATGCTGAATCTGGTTCCATCGTTAAGTTCCTTCCGGGGTTTGAAGGCCCTCTTCCTTTCGAACTTGAAACCGG ATACATTGGTGTTGGTGATAAAGAGGACCTACAAATGTTCTACTATTTCGTTAAGTCTGAGAATAATCCGCAAGAAGACCCTCTTCTTATTTGGTTAACAGGAGGACCTGGATGTTCTTCTCTTTTCGCCATTCTTTTTGAGAACG GGCCTTTGGCTTTGAAGTTCGAGCTTTACAATGGAACTCTCCCTTCTTTGGTCACTACTACATATTCATGGACAAAG ATGGCCAACATAGTATTCTTGGATCAGCCTGTTGGTGCTGGCTTCTCCTACTCAAGAACTCCACTTCTTAATAAAGTTAGTGATACAGGTGAAGTTAAGGTCATCCATGAGTTTCTTCAAAAG TGGCTAAGCAAGCATCCAGAGTTTTACTCCAACCCATTTTACGTTACCGGAGATTCTTATTCCGGTAAGATTGTTCCGCCACTCGTACAAGAAATCTCAAGAG GGAATTATATATGTTGCAAACCTCCCATAAATATCCAG GGTTATATCCTCGGAAACCCTATAACACAAATTACATCGGAAAACAACAGTAAAATTCCATATGCTCATGGGATGGCATTAATCTCGGATGAACTCTATGAG TCGCTGAAAAGAATCTGCAAAGGAAATTATGAAAATGTGGGTTCGCGTAACACAGAATGCTTAAAACATATCGAAATTTACAACAAG TGTACTGACAAACTAAACACATACCATATATTATTACCAGATTGTGATATGACATCTCCTGATTGCTTT CTATATAACTACTTTCTCCTTAACAAGTGGGCTAACAACGAGAGAGTTCGCAGAGCTCTTCAAGTCACTAAG GGGAGTATAGGTGAATGGAGGCGATGTAATTATGATGTCATTCCGTATAACTACGACATTCAAAGCACCGTACCATACCATATGAATAACAGCATTAGTGGCTTTCGATCTCTTATCTACAG TGGTGATCATGATATGTTGGTGCCTTTCATTGCAACTCAAGCATGGATAAGGTCTCTCAATTACTCCATCGTCGATGACTGGAGACCTTGGATGGTAAACGATCAAATCGCTGG ATATACGAGAAGTTATGCCAATAAGATGACATATGCTACTATCAAAGCAAGTTTTCTT GTGGACACACGGCAGAATATAAACCAAACGAAACATTCATCATGTTCCAAAGGTGGATCAGTGGCCAGCCTTTGTAATAGAGGCTAA
- the LOC106342608 gene encoding serine carboxypeptidase-like 13 isoform X1, whose protein sequence is MSLTLKLITLLLLALSHHAESGSIVKFLPGFEGPLPFELETGYIGVGDKEDLQMFYYFVKSENNPQEDPLLIWLTGGPGCSSLFAILFENGPLALKFELYNGTLPSLVTTTYSWTKMANIVFLDQPVGAGFSYSRTPLLNKVSDTGEVKVIHEFLQKWLSKHPEFYSNPFYVTGDSYSGKIVPPLVQEISRGNYICCKPPINIQGYILGNPITQITSENNSKIPYAHGMALISDELYESLKRICKGNYENVGSRNTECLKHIEIYNKCTDKLNTYHILLPDCDMTSPDCFLYNYFLLNKWANNERVRRALQVTKGSIGEWRRCNYDVIPYNYDIQSTVPYHMNNSISGFRSLIYSGDHDMLVPFIATQAWIRSLNYSIVDDWRPWMVNDQIAGYTRSYANKMTYATIKGGGHTAEYKPNETFIMFQRWISGQPL, encoded by the exons ATGAGTTTGACTCTTAAGCTAATAACTCTGCTTCTACTTGCCTTGAGTCACCATGCTGAATCTGGTTCCATCGTTAAGTTCCTTCCGGGGTTTGAAGGCCCTCTTCCTTTCGAACTTGAAACCGG ATACATTGGTGTTGGTGATAAAGAGGACCTACAAATGTTCTACTATTTCGTTAAGTCTGAGAATAATCCGCAAGAAGACCCTCTTCTTATTTGGTTAACAGGAGGACCTGGATGTTCTTCTCTTTTCGCCATTCTTTTTGAGAACG GGCCTTTGGCTTTGAAGTTCGAGCTTTACAATGGAACTCTCCCTTCTTTGGTCACTACTACATATTCATGGACAAAG ATGGCCAACATAGTATTCTTGGATCAGCCTGTTGGTGCTGGCTTCTCCTACTCAAGAACTCCACTTCTTAATAAAGTTAGTGATACAGGTGAAGTTAAGGTCATCCATGAGTTTCTTCAAAAG TGGCTAAGCAAGCATCCAGAGTTTTACTCCAACCCATTTTACGTTACCGGAGATTCTTATTCCGGTAAGATTGTTCCGCCACTCGTACAAGAAATCTCAAGAG GGAATTATATATGTTGCAAACCTCCCATAAATATCCAG GGTTATATCCTCGGAAACCCTATAACACAAATTACATCGGAAAACAACAGTAAAATTCCATATGCTCATGGGATGGCATTAATCTCGGATGAACTCTATGAG TCGCTGAAAAGAATCTGCAAAGGAAATTATGAAAATGTGGGTTCGCGTAACACAGAATGCTTAAAACATATCGAAATTTACAACAAG TGTACTGACAAACTAAACACATACCATATATTATTACCAGATTGTGATATGACATCTCCTGATTGCTTT CTATATAACTACTTTCTCCTTAACAAGTGGGCTAACAACGAGAGAGTTCGCAGAGCTCTTCAAGTCACTAAG GGGAGTATAGGTGAATGGAGGCGATGTAATTATGATGTCATTCCGTATAACTACGACATTCAAAGCACCGTACCATACCATATGAATAACAGCATTAGTGGCTTTCGATCTCTTATCTACAG TGGTGATCATGATATGTTGGTGCCTTTCATTGCAACTCAAGCATGGATAAGGTCTCTCAATTACTCCATCGTCGATGACTGGAGACCTTGGATGGTAAACGATCAAATCGCTGG ATATACGAGAAGTTATGCCAATAAGATGACATATGCTACTATCAAA GGAGGTGGACACACGGCAGAATATAAACCAAACGAAACATTCATCATGTTCCAAAGGTGGATCAGTGGCCAGCCTTTGTAA